From the Glycine max cultivar Williams 82 chromosome 11, Glycine_max_v4.0, whole genome shotgun sequence genome, the window TGAGCATTGCTATTACCAGAGGTATTGTTTGGAGACATCATATTCAATGCGCGGGCAAGTTGCTGAAGCTGTTCTGCAGATAGCTCAAGTGCATTTTTGGAAGAATCTGCTGCATTGGCAGCAGAGAAAGTCCTAGGTGCAGTGCTTCGAGGCCCTTGTTGTCGCTGTTGTGATTGGATGTGCTTGTTGCTTTGAGTTCCTGTGTTGTAAGTCCCATTTTTAATTCTGCATCGATCCTCTGTGTGCCCGTTTTTATTGCAAAAATCGCAATAAAATTTTAGAGTCCGACAATTGCTAATTGTATGGCCATCTCTATTGCAGTGCTCACAGTGTTTGTCTTTGACAAATTTGTTGGAGAGGCTGTCTGGATGACTATGGATTGCAGCGGCAATGGAGAAATTCTCCGTTGTTTCGGAAGTCATCTGGCGCTGTGTCTCATCTTGAATGACTAGAGAGTAGGCCTGTCGCACATTGGGTAATGGTGACATCATGAGAATGTTGGTGCGAACAGTGCTGTAGGTATCATTAAGACCCATGAGAAATTGCATCAAGCGATCTTCTTCCCTTTGTTCATCATGTGCTTTCATCTGGTTGCAAGTAGGAAGAGTGCGGTATGTTTCTAATTCATCCCAAAGGCCTTTGATTTTTGTAAAGTACGTTGAGGCAGCCATGGTGCCTTGGGATATAGAGGCTAAGGACTTTTGAATCCGATATATTGCTGGAGCATTCTTTTGTGAGAACTGATCTTTAAAATCTTCCCAAACCTGATGCGCAGTCTTGGCATGAATGACTCCCTTGGCTAAATCGGGTTCTACAGAATGGGTGAGCCATGATAAAATCATGCTGTTACACCGATTCCATAGGGCATGCTCTGCAGATTGATCTACTGCTGATGGTGCTTTGATGGATCCATTGATAAagcctattttgtttttggctGTGAGGGCATGGATCATCGATATACTCCATGATGGGTAATTGGTGCCATTCAGTTTTATTGGGACAAGCAAATGACCAGGGTGATCTGAAGGATGGATATAGTATGGATTTGAGGAATCCATATTAGAACTGTTGTTATTTGAATTGTTGCTACTGCTATTTGGTTGTTTTTGAGGTGAATTTTTTTGATGGTATTTCATTTTCTAGATCgtgctctgataccatcttAAGACAGCAATGTAAAGATGTAGGGTATGATAATAGCAAGGCAAATTGAAATAGAATatgtatatattgttatttCATTGATCCTTTGcatgatatatataatacatgtaCAAGAATGTTCTATACCAATTCTAAGGCATGACAGACGTGATCCATAATCAGTGGCATCTGATTTATTCTATGCATTATAaggtaaataaatatagaatcaAGGTAACATAGGAAAGTAAATATATACACAGCATATTTGCAATCATGTAGAAGATATTTCCTAATACATATGGTTCTTACTATTCCTTCCGGTTTTGGCTTCTCTTTGCCCACGAGGCTCGCAACCACCAGAATATTTaagaggactttttttttgtctagttCTACCTATTAAAGACATGATAGTTGAAATTCGTTTCAATATGGATACACGAGCCTTCACACAATTAaaagcaaattttaattcttcaaGATTTTTAGGTacacactaaaaaaatttacatttttctgaTATATTTTGAATACAAAGTAGATTGTTTTAATGTTACGAATACTGATTTTTCTTTGAAgagaaaggagagagaaaaatgataatgaaaaatatgtGAAGTTATGGGAGGAAAATTATTATAGAAACATTTACATTTTTCACTTGAACATCTATGCTACAATGATCATCAAAGTTGTGTATGTGTGCCTCCCTATATATGTAAACAGTCAGCCATGTGGTGTTATATATTAATGGTAGACATGCGATTTGATGTATCAAAGACTTTATAGATATATaactgttttaattaatttctgatCTTTGTTGACATTCATGCATCTTATAAAAAGTGTATAATAGTGTGGATTTATCCTATATGATCTTTCAATTAGTTTAGGTATATGTTACCTCCCGGCCAGATGCCTGTTTGGGGGGGCATAGCTAATTGGGCCTAAAATGCTAATGTAATGTATGGTTCGTGTACCTTCTAGGAAGAAAACGATGCAAGCATTCATCTTTAGCTTTTGTGGCAAATATGTTTAGGAATAAATGACTCTACAACCAGATTTCACATATATCGCCTGTTATGTGGTTTGTGTATGATGCCACGTGGCACATGTACCATATCAGCACAACACCCCGGACACACTAGCATATGCTGCTGTCTAATTTTGTGCCTATAAATACTAGAACGATTGATATCCCATTCAACACAATCTCTCACATTCAGGATTTTCATTGCACCAATTAACTCCACAATCCCTTTCTTCAAGTCCTCACAAATTTCCATCATGATCAGCGCAAATAGACTCATTGAAATGGCAAGAAAGTGGCAGAAAATGGCAGTGGGAAATCGCAAGAGAATTTCATACCCACCAAGGaaccataataataatgttCATATGCATTATTCATCCACAGCCAATAAGGGACACTTCGTTGTTTACAGCGTCGATCATAAGCGATTCGAGGTTCCCCTTAAGTACCTTAGCACGAACGTGTTCAGAGAGCTACTGAATTGGTCCGAAGAGGAGTTTGGGTTACCTTCCAATGGACCTATTACGCTGCCTTGTGATAGCGTGTTCTTGGACTACGTAATCTCGTTAATTCGAGAACGCGTTCCTGAAGAAGTGGAGAAAGCTTTGATCACTTCAATGGTTGCATGCCACCACGaggcatcatcatcatcttcgcGTGGTCTTAGGCAGAGCAACGAGCCAATGATTATCTATGGCTTTTGAAGCGATGATTTTGAACTTGTGTGTATACAATATATATTACTAATACAAATCATTAAATTTGTAGAGCCACTATTGCTTGTTCTGATGCTTCAGAACcagttttgtaattaaatatgagAACGAATTTAAGTATAATTTCTCTGATTCTCTCACGATTTTTTCTACCTTTCTGTTTAGGATAAGGATCAAATATGTGTATACCACTATACTATACCAGCAATAGccgtacatatatatatatatcaatctaTTGATATCTTGAACATGCCAtccataaaatcataaaaatcagTTTTACTGCAGAATACCCTTTCCTCTATACTTTCCAAAATGATCTCCTTATAGTCATACATACAGCCATACGATGCTGCgtctataaaaatatgtttctgTACCATTTATATCTGAGACAAACTGTCACGTCATGCATCAAATAATATTTGTCAGTTTTCGCATCCAAGTCCTTTTATGATTTAAcgaatatatatgtatatattatatgatCATTATATGGTTTACTATCAAATTAACAAGTTAATTGAttgtatattgaaaaaaaaaaaaacaagttaattgATTCATCTCtataatatcttaaaattattttatttttctctctcttctcttttaacaacaacaacgcgCATCATTTTCTATCATCTGCCCTCTATTTCTCTTTCTATATATATCTCACATGTCAAACAGATCGTTAACGAGtgaattgattaatattaatagttttttttaagatcacaaatatttttatgagaaaTAATTGTGTTTGAGATGAGAATATACACTGTTGAATTTAGCTAGCTTTCCGAACACAGATTGTTTCtatacataaattttaaatccGAGACATTATATAGATAGAAgaattaaacatatatatataatactctcACGAATGACCCATTAGTAAGAAGGTTGTGCTTTTGaagcataataatgtaaaaaaaaaggtattatTTGTTTCAGATAAGTTGAATTAAACAAGTttgataaaatatgttatttttttctcacaaaattAGTACTCTTTTGCACTCTCTTCAGTTGATTGTAAAAATATATCCTTTGAGGTCATTTAAGGTGAACTCCACAAGTGTAACCGGTGCAACAATGTTAACAATTAATGGGGAGAAATCACAATTGACTTCTTGGTGATATAGGTTTAAAGCCGTTTAgattaaaactaacaaaaagaCTAACGTGttactaaaacaattttttagaggatgttttagaatttttaaaacataagaaACTAATTtagaattgaaaaataaattagtggaccaaacatatattttagccttttgtttttttatgaaaatttacttaataaattttcaaattaactatacttagatatttattttattgttatatataatataactgaaaccaaaacttttctttttcttttatttgaatatgtacgaattataagatttaaaatgaaattaaaattttatattacacacacgtttaaactttaaagtattattgtgaattttaacttttttgaaacatttttatgaaatagactattataaaaaaaaatcaatttaaaatatggTTGGTTTGAAATAAAACAGACAAAATTTATATCTTCGTTGAACTAAACCAACGAGTgagattataaaataaaaaaaataaaaatcaagagggTTAATTTTTCTTCCCTCAACCAGTGAAATTAAACCCGATTCACAAACACACGGGATCCATTGCGATTCATACTTGGTACTTTAGGGCCAGTAAATATTCAGCTTCAGCTTGGCAGGCAGTATTATATTTTGGTCGTGGAGCTTAGCCTCTccacacacatacatacacaaGTGGATACTAGTCCAACTCTATCTATACAATTATTTGAGCAacttgaaataatttttcttaaactaTTGATGCAGTGAAAAAGTACTATAGAGTGTACATTCGATTTAGCCATAAAATTCTTGTGTCAGACAGTTCAGAAACAATTCGGGCCCAACATGCCCCGCTTCCTTACCTTTTTCATTTGGCCCATCACCATCATGGCTTTGAATTGTCCATTAGTCGGCGAATGGCTACAAATTTCACAATTAAAGGCATGAGCACATGCTCGTACAAACTTTGGAAAGAGTTAATacaataatgtttatttttcctATGGTTCTTGGCCACCATTTAGTCCTATCTTGGATCCAATAAACCATATAGCAAGTGGGTAGTCACAAATATTGCATACATGTCAAATTGATTTGGGACACACTTGATATAAATCCATTCCCTAAAGACCACAACAACGTCCATGCACCCCTTGCAAATTCTACTACATGTTTATGTATACGTCACATGGTTTCGCTTCCACATGAAAGCAGGCACAATATCAGCAGCATTGAAGAAATTGTCTAAGTGGGgctcttatatattatatataaaaaaccagCGACTTCATAGTTTCACATATCCCATAGTTCACTATATCAATAATTATCAAAGGTAATCAAAAGAATATGATTAGTTCCAAAAAGATCATCCAAATGGCTTGGAAGTGGCAAAAAGAGGTCACAAATTACCAAATGAGGAGAATCCTATGgccaaagactcaagaaaaTAATGCAGCAAAAGCAGAGAAGAAGGGTCACTTTGTTGTGTATAGCTCAGATAAGAGGCGCTTTGTGCTTCCTTTGCTGTATTTGAACAACAATATCTTCAGAGAGCTTTTCAAATTGGCAGAAGAAGAATTTGGTCTTTCTAGCAACGTGCCCCTAACGTTGCCTTGTGAAGCCACATTAATAGAGTACGTAATAACGTTTATCCAGAGAAACATAACTAAGGATCTGGAGGAAGCTGTGTTAATGTTCGTAGCTACTAGTCGATGCCAATCATATGTTGATCTTCATCGTGAACGAACCAATCAACATTTGCTTTACAGCTACTAATTAGAGCACTATTTGTAGATGATTTGAccgtttttttgttgttgctaaTAACCTATTCTTTGAATTCATTTTTGCTGTCAACTGAACCTATTTGACAAATGTATTAATAAATGAATCATACATTGATAATTCGAATACGATTTATCTTTCATTCCAAGGCATGTGCTCTGGGCATTTGTTAAGTGTCCCCAACTCTCGATGTTTGtatgaaatatatatgtattctcTTAGGCATGAAGAGAGAATCACTAGTAACTCTTTTAAGAGTTACTTCTCATCTTCAACATTCATTATCTATATAATTCATATGGTATGAAACACTACTATTATTGACTATTGAATCAATAGGGAtgtcatataaaatattaattatgttttattaaatattttaaattactttaaaaaatcaaGTTTTGAATTACTTTTATATTCTTTTGCTCTTTAAATTACATGTCCTTAAATCACTCATTAACATTCACTTTTTCAtgtgataaataaattattattttttttaatttttttctatttctataatttatcattatatatctatagtcatacaataaaaaaatatcttatatagAACATAACTAAAATGGATCTTCTACCTGCACTGTTAGAGAGAAAACATAGGAAAAGAGAggacaaagaaaaacaaatgaaggaAAGTTAGAGAGATAGAGAGGCTACAGGGAAGCTGTAGAAAAACTTGCTGCAGAGGATCCATGTCCTTAATTATACAGTTAGCGTActatgaaattataaatttgaatttgagtttatatataatacttttaGATGAAATAAACTATTTGGATATCAAACTGTTATATGGTTTTCCACTTATTTTTAAACGGATACATTTTCCCCTTAAATTTAAGTAtacaatattttgatttatttattggtACACATTGTGATAAATGAATCTGGTTGTGTAAGCACTTGTGTGCTCTAATATTTTCTATCCTTCTTCACGTTATTTTGTATatgttttaactttttcttttggtaGGCTTCTATATGTTTTTGCTTGTACCTATGATTTCCTAACAAGTGCTATGAGAGTCACTTGACAGCTCCAACGACTTCAGTTTATGGAAATTGAAGTTGCAGGGGTTATTGGACCAGCAGTAAGGTTTGGCAAAGGCATTGGATGACGtggataatttataaaaaaaaatagtgttattattttctaatatagtTAATCTAAGAAAGTGACTCTGTAGTGTACACATACATATGTACATATGTTTCAGAGAAAAATTGATTCAAGaagatattgattttttttttatgttatccaaacgattcaattttaatattaatcacGAGTTCATATTGATTACTTAATTACATCATATGATGCTGAGTCATATATACCATGTTTTGCCGTGAACGTATGAATTTTGACGCGATTTTCTTTCAACTTGATGCAAAACCTTGACCCAAAGAGGATGGGGGGAATCATATTCAACGATAGAACAccaaaattctaattaaaatgaataaataaggGTCAAGTTCTGCACCCAAGCACAATGAGAGCAAATCGATTCCAAAACCAAATGAACTGAACTCATACACACATTCCCTCCCCAAACgtcaaagtaaaattaaatatttatgttgtgcTTCGCTTAATAATTTGATTATCACCTTAAGATCCTCAACCGATTTCAGTTCATTACTtcaatattctttatttttattttttaagaatatatttagAATAAGAAGACATATTCATTAAAGATCTGTTTGAGTAAGTTTTTCTAGAATTActtctagaagaagaaaaaaaaaagaaaaaaaaatgagtttatcaataagttaaaataaattatccattaattagttaatttgtaaatatgctctcattttttagaaaagttacacgagagaaaaatttattataacttgtgaagaaattcattttttttgctctacttattttttctcttatagaAGTATTTTTAGAAAATGCATTCAAATAGGCATTAACTTAGGTTAGGTTAATTTCAGCTACCTAGACTAGGCATTGATAAGGATTTGTGGCTTGGTTTAGAAAGGCTTGTGAGCAAAAAATAATTGCAATTTgctttatatcattttttttaaaaatctaatttgATCATAAAAGAAATTTGTGGTTCGGtttgaatgatttttaaaaaataatatcaaaattaaattaatctcaTCCTATGTTTATAGTTTGGATTCGAATAAAAGTGCTTAAAAAATAAGCTCATTAATCTTATGCAATTAAAAATTCTCATCAACCTTACCAtacatgttaattttaattcaatgacaatgtaaaaactaaaaacattacatataatattttctcaaaataataGTCAATATTACATATGcatatttataatgaattatcAATTTGCTGAAATATCAATAGCTGATTTTTcaaacatctaaattatttattttatttttgctcaGTTTAGACCAgctaaattctatttttttagtcaaCTGGTTAATGACATTGTGTTAACTAAAGTaacattagaaatattttttttctattcaataaataatacttattaagtaaaaattaaaatacataatataaatataaaaaataactagagcattaaatcttattataaatcataatttagTCAAATTACTAATCAGTACATTTAGTTTAGTAATATACATTccataaaatagaaatagatttaataaaatatatt encodes:
- the LOC100803097 gene encoding auxin-responsive protein SAUR64, which translates into the protein MAWKWQKEVTNYQMRRILWPKTQENNAAKAEKKGHFVVYSSDKRRFVLPLLYLNNNIFRELFKLAEEEFGLSSNVPLTLPCEATLIEYVITFIQRNITKDLEEAVLMFVATSRCQSYVDLHRERTNQHLLYSY
- the LOC100802572 gene encoding auxin-responsive protein SAUR68; translated protein: MARKWQKMAVGNRKRISYPPRNHNNNVHMHYSSTANKGHFVVYSVDHKRFEVPLKYLSTNVFRELLNWSEEEFGLPSNGPITLPCDSVFLDYVISLIRERVPEEVEKALITSMVACHHEASSSSSRGLRQSNEPMIIYGF